A window of the Actinomycetes bacterium genome harbors these coding sequences:
- a CDS encoding potassium channel family protein, with translation MDEPAWKLRLPRRPSVPPAIAIARRVAIAVAIVLLNWAVVLIERDGYRDSADGDLSVTDALYYTTVTLSTTGYGDITPVSDGARLTNALLVTPMRFLFVLVLIGTTIQVLTERSRDQFNVSRWRSRVKDHVIICGFGTKGRSAIRALRQNGVAQEDIVVIENDHESVEAAAAAGYTTVHGRSDSDTVLKEAEVGRARSVVIAVDRDDTAVLTTLTVRQLSKDVTVVAAVREGENADLLKQSGADSVITSSDAAGRLLGLATGSPATVAVVEDLLAVGSGLDLAERGVTPEEVGSHPRSVVSPVLAVVRGGRPRPYDDPDVATLLATDRLIYVSSPRERGGVEQPG, from the coding sequence GTGGACGAGCCGGCCTGGAAGCTGCGGCTGCCGCGACGTCCCTCCGTGCCGCCGGCGATCGCCATCGCGCGACGAGTCGCGATCGCCGTCGCGATCGTGCTCCTCAACTGGGCGGTCGTGCTGATCGAGCGCGACGGCTACCGCGACTCCGCCGACGGCGACCTGTCGGTGACGGATGCGCTCTACTACACGACGGTCACGCTCTCGACCACCGGCTACGGCGACATCACCCCGGTGAGCGACGGTGCGCGGCTGACCAACGCGCTGCTCGTGACGCCGATGCGCTTCCTCTTCGTCCTCGTGCTCATCGGCACCACGATCCAGGTGCTCACCGAGCGGTCGCGGGACCAGTTCAACGTCTCCCGCTGGAGGTCACGCGTGAAGGACCACGTCATCATCTGCGGCTTCGGCACCAAGGGCCGCAGCGCGATCCGCGCGCTCCGGCAGAACGGCGTCGCCCAGGAGGACATCGTCGTCATCGAGAACGACCACGAGTCGGTGGAGGCCGCCGCTGCCGCGGGCTACACGACCGTGCACGGCCGGTCGGACAGCGACACCGTCCTCAAGGAGGCGGAGGTGGGGCGCGCCAGGTCGGTCGTCATCGCCGTCGACCGCGACGACACGGCCGTCCTGACGACATTGACCGTGCGCCAGCTGTCGAAGGACGTGACCGTCGTCGCCGCCGTCCGCGAGGGTGAGAACGCCGACCTGCTCAAGCAGAGCGGTGCCGACTCGGTCATCACCTCGTCCGACGCGGCCGGGCGCCTGCTCGGCCTCGCCACCGGGAGCCCGGCCACGGTCGCCGTCGTCGAGGACCTGCTCGCCGTGGGCAGTGGCCTCGACCTGGCCGAGCGCGGCGTTACCCCCGAGGAGGTCGGCTCCCACCCCCGGTCGGTGGTCAGCCCGGTGCTGGCCGTCGTACGCGGCGGCCGGCCACGCCCGTACGACGACCCGGACGTGGCGACCCTGCTGGCCACCGACCGGCTGATCTACGTGTCGAGTCCGAGGGAGCGCGGCGGCGTGGAGCAACCGGGCTGA